ACCTGGTGCAGGAAGCCCGGCCGATCTGCCGCAAGCTCGCGGCCGACACCGGTGAGACCGTGAACGTGGCCGTGCTTTCGGAGAGCTCCGCTCTCTATCTCGACCAGACCGCCGGCTCGTCGGCGCTCCAGCCGCACAACTGGGTCGGGCAGCACATCCCCCTGCACGCCACGAGCAACGGCAAGGTGCTGCTCAGTGGTCTGGACGACGCCGCGCTCGATGCGGTGCTCGGCAAGCTGTCGACGTACACCCCGCACACCATCACCCGCCGGCCCAGGCTGCGCGAGGAGCTCGACCGGGTCAGGGAGCGCGGCTACGCCGTCGCCGTCGACGAGCTGGAGATCGGACTCACCGCTGTCGCCGCCCCGATCCGCAACGCGCACGGTGACGTGGTGGCGTCGATGAGCGTCTCCGGTCCGTCGTTCCGACTGCCCCAAGATCGCGTGGACGAGGTGGTGGAGTTGCTCATGGAGGCCGCCGCCGAGGTCTCTCATAGGCTGGGCTGGGGTCAACGTTAGGTCACGCCGGTCCGTATCCCCTTGACGTGAGGGTGGCCTGACAGCATCCTCAGAATGTTCGGTCTGGTTGCGCTGACAGCATTCCGGTTGCGACATACGCAACAGTGGGGATGCGGAGAGTGAGTCTGCTGTGCCTGAGCTCTACCTCGACGGTGCGTGGACGAGCGCACGCGCCTCAGCGCGCCGCGAGATCCGCTGCCCGGCCGACGGCACGCTCGTCGCGCAGGTCGACGAAGCCGACGCCGAGGACACCGAGGCGGCGATCGGGGCCGCCCATCGCGCGTTCCATGAGGGCAGCTGGCCGGCCACCTCGAGCCGCGGGCGCGGCGACCTTCTGTTGAGGGTCGCCGACCTGCTCGAGCGCGACACCGACCAGGTCGCACGGATGGAGTCGCTGGACACCGGGAAGCGACTCGTCGAGAGCGAGTACGACGTCGCCGACGTGGTCTCGGTCTTCCGCCACTACGGCCGGGTGGCAGCCGAGGAGGCCGGGCGGGTCGTCGACACGGGAAACCCCGACGTCGTTAGCCGGATCGTCCACGAGCCGGTCGGCGTCTGCGGCCTGATCACCCCGTGGAACTACCCCCTCCTCCAGGTCTCGTGGAAGGTCGCGCCGTGCCTGGCCGCCGGCAGCACGTTCGTGCTCAAGCCGAGCGAGCTCACGCCTCACTCCGCCATCCATCTGATGCGGCTGCTCGAGGAGGCCGGCCTGCCAGCGGGCGTCGGCAACCTGGTCCTCGGGGCAGGTGCCACTGCGGGTGCGCCGCTGTCCACGGACCCGCGCGTCGACCTGGTGTCGTTCACCGGTGGCCTCCAGACCGGACGCAACATCATGGCGGCCGCCGCGGCGACGGTGAAGAAGGTGGCGCTGGAGCTCGGTGGCAAGAACCCGAACGTCGTCTTCGCCGATGCCGACCTCGAGGTCGCCCTCGACTTCGCGCTGACCGCGGTCTTCCTCCACTCCGGCCAGGTGTGCTCGGCGGGGGCCCGGCTCCTCGTCGAGGAGTCGATTCACGACGAGTTCGTCGACGCCCTCGTCGCCCGGGCGGAACGCATCCGGCTCGGCGGACCCTTCGACGACAAGGCCGAGACTGGCCCGCTCACCAGCGCCGCGCACCGCGAGAAGGTCGAGGCCTACGTCGCCCGCGGCCTCGCCGAAGGCGCCGTACTCCGATGTGGTGGATCGCGGCCGGCCGATCCCGGTCTGGCCGACGGCTTCTACTACCTGCCTACGATCCTCGACAGCTGCACGAGCTCGATGTCGGTGACCCAGGACGAGTCGTTCGGCCCGGTGCTGACCATCGAGACGTTCCGCGACGAGGACGACGCTGTGGCCATCGCCAACGACAGCATCTACGGCCTGGCGGGTGCGGTCTGGACCCAGGACGCCGGCAAGGGGCAGCGGGTGGCACACAGGCTGCGGATGGGCACGGTCTGGATCAACGACTACCACCCGTACGTGCCCCAGGCGGAGTGGGGCGGCTACAAGCAGTCCGGGATCGGACGAGAGCTCGGGGCGGCGGGGCTCGACGAGTACCGCGAGACCAAGCACGTCTGGCACAACATCCGCCCGGCCGTGCAGCACTGGTTCGAGGAGTAGGACGTAGACATGAGCGCGGACCGGTACGACGTCGTCATCGTGGGGGGTGGCTCGGCAGGGTGCGCGCTGGCCAACCGGCTCTCTGCCGACCCGGGCACGAGCGTCCTGGTCCTGGAGGCCGGACGCTCCGACCACCGGATCGACCCGTTCATCCACATGCCGGCGGCGCTGCCGATCCCGATCGGGAACCGGCTCTACGACTGGAAGTACGAGACCGACCCCGAGCCGCACATGAACGGACGCAGGGTGTCCCACGCCCGCGGCAAGATCCTCGGCGGCTCGTCGAGCATCAACG
This is a stretch of genomic DNA from Nocardioides sp. InS609-2. It encodes these proteins:
- a CDS encoding IclR family transcriptional regulator yields the protein MTKMAEVDPTRAESSAVTGAGVQSVDRALAILEVLARFGEAGVTEIAAELGVHKSTAFRLMATLEAHRLVEQTTERGRYRLGVGILRLAGATTARLDLVQEARPICRKLAADTGETVNVAVLSESSALYLDQTAGSSALQPHNWVGQHIPLHATSNGKVLLSGLDDAALDAVLGKLSTYTPHTITRRPRLREELDRVRERGYAVAVDELEIGLTAVAAPIRNAHGDVVASMSVSGPSFRLPQDRVDEVVELLMEAAAEVSHRLGWGQR
- a CDS encoding aldehyde dehydrogenase family protein, with protein sequence MPELYLDGAWTSARASARREIRCPADGTLVAQVDEADAEDTEAAIGAAHRAFHEGSWPATSSRGRGDLLLRVADLLERDTDQVARMESLDTGKRLVESEYDVADVVSVFRHYGRVAAEEAGRVVDTGNPDVVSRIVHEPVGVCGLITPWNYPLLQVSWKVAPCLAAGSTFVLKPSELTPHSAIHLMRLLEEAGLPAGVGNLVLGAGATAGAPLSTDPRVDLVSFTGGLQTGRNIMAAAAATVKKVALELGGKNPNVVFADADLEVALDFALTAVFLHSGQVCSAGARLLVEESIHDEFVDALVARAERIRLGGPFDDKAETGPLTSAAHREKVEAYVARGLAEGAVLRCGGSRPADPGLADGFYYLPTILDSCTSSMSVTQDESFGPVLTIETFRDEDDAVAIANDSIYGLAGAVWTQDAGKGQRVAHRLRMGTVWINDYHPYVPQAEWGGYKQSGIGRELGAAGLDEYRETKHVWHNIRPAVQHWFEE